In the Leptospira sp. WS4.C2 genome, one interval contains:
- a CDS encoding ArnT family glycosyltransferase has product MSLPIIFGLLYFFILTAINFTGGYGIFVDEYYYLACSKRLAWGYVDQPPFSIFLLRILGIDGNSIVLLRFVPASLAGLSVFLVGNLTRHFSRSKLSIVLASLATMTVPVLQVIFGFYSMNAIEVFFVLLLVCLSIYLKEIPYHWLSIGVVIGLGVMNKHTYMVYVFAIMIPYVWFQFKNIYQNKFFYLGVTVALLLVFPNLYWQYQNEFPSLEFYTNAYLMKNIDLSIFQIIFDQILSMNPATLPLWILGVYFYLKNKEYRYLGIAYLLMLGLFLYTKSSRPDRIASFYPVLFAGGSAFLISDLLKKILLGFTLIVGLILAPIGMPILPLSLLSNYVNVLGIVPKIEAGNRTLLPQWFADRLDWDEFYKQVQSSVNGLSPSVIKETAIVGNFYGQAGSLEFYKIQIPVVSGHNNYFLWLDELKENPKHLVVTGEETVKILESYFEEKALIGKYSRRYTMETDVPIYILKKAKVNLKETLPLFKFYR; this is encoded by the coding sequence ATGTCATTACCCATCATCTTCGGCCTTCTATACTTTTTTATCCTAACCGCTATCAATTTCACAGGTGGATATGGAATCTTCGTAGACGAGTATTATTATCTGGCTTGTTCCAAACGGTTGGCATGGGGTTATGTAGACCAACCGCCGTTTTCTATTTTTCTCTTAAGGATTTTGGGAATTGATGGGAATTCCATTGTTCTCCTAAGATTTGTTCCAGCTTCCCTTGCCGGCCTTTCTGTTTTTCTTGTAGGAAATCTAACGAGACATTTCAGTCGCAGCAAATTATCAATCGTCTTAGCTTCTCTTGCAACTATGACTGTCCCTGTTTTACAGGTGATCTTTGGTTTTTATTCAATGAACGCAATTGAAGTTTTTTTTGTTTTATTACTTGTCTGTCTAAGTATTTATCTAAAAGAAATACCATACCACTGGCTGAGTATTGGTGTTGTGATTGGCCTTGGTGTAATGAATAAACATACGTATATGGTTTATGTTTTTGCAATCATGATTCCGTATGTTTGGTTTCAATTTAAAAATATTTACCAAAACAAGTTTTTCTATTTGGGTGTGACTGTTGCGCTGCTATTAGTTTTTCCCAATCTTTATTGGCAATATCAAAATGAATTTCCTTCTTTGGAGTTTTATACAAACGCATATTTGATGAAAAATATCGATTTAAGTATATTTCAAATTATTTTCGATCAGATTCTTTCTATGAATCCCGCTACGTTACCTCTTTGGATCCTCGGTGTTTATTTTTATCTCAAGAATAAGGAATATCGTTATTTAGGTATAGCCTACTTATTGATGTTAGGTTTGTTTTTGTATACCAAATCTTCCAGACCTGACCGGATTGCTTCTTTTTATCCTGTACTTTTTGCAGGGGGAAGCGCTTTTTTAATTTCAGACCTCTTGAAAAAAATATTACTCGGTTTTACTCTCATAGTAGGACTTATTTTGGCTCCTATTGGAATGCCCATCCTTCCTTTATCTCTTCTCTCGAATTACGTAAATGTTTTGGGAATTGTCCCTAAAATTGAAGCGGGAAACCGAACCTTACTTCCGCAGTGGTTTGCCGATCGTTTGGATTGGGATGAATTTTATAAACAAGTGCAATCTTCTGTAAATGGCCTATCTCCTTCCGTAATCAAAGAAACTGCAATCGTTGGGAATTTTTATGGCCAAGCCGGAAGTTTAGAATTTTATAAAATTCAAATTCCTGTAGTGAGTGGGCATAATAATTATTTTCTTTGGTTGGATGAACTAAAAGAAAATCCAAAACATTTGGTAGTTACCGGGGAGGAAACAGTTAAAATTTTGGAATCCTATTTTGAAGAAAAAGCACTTATCGGAAAGTATTCTAGAAGATATACGATGGAAACCGATGTTCCCATTTATATTTTAAAAAAAGCTAAGGTAAATTTAAAAGAAACTTTACCTCTTTTTAAATTCTATCGTTAA
- a CDS encoding YkvA family protein, translating to MDENQKLKFIKTNFWKKVKETGKKIPFLKDVIAMYYCLMDENTSITAKASIALALLYFISPVDVIPDVILALGFTDDAGVIATTLLLIKSQLKPEHYLKANESLNDRI from the coding sequence ATGGACGAGAACCAAAAACTAAAATTCATCAAAACCAATTTTTGGAAAAAAGTCAAAGAAACAGGAAAGAAAATTCCCTTCTTAAAAGATGTAATTGCGATGTATTATTGTTTGATGGATGAAAACACATCCATCACTGCAAAAGCATCGATTGCCTTGGCATTACTCTATTTTATTTCTCCCGTGGATGTTATTCCGGATGTGATTTTGGCACTCGGGTTTACAGATGATGCGGGTGTGATTGCCACAACCCTACTCCTCATCAAGTCACAACTAAAACCAGAACATTATTTGAAGGCAAACGAATCCCTTAACGATAGAATTTAA
- a CDS encoding adenylate/guanylate cyclase domain-containing protein → MKNSLIDNILRERAFKNERAVAIVRLGIFSFYLVIDTFAYFGYIEYTEIRPALRTILLDCFVFLVSGTIVILLMNKIYHDSIKFFAITFDYSIIAVMLVFEPTVPKGGQLIYWVVYVASIFPFLLNLLRYSKSGAIYSSILSISLFLGVTTYYNNGDAENLIPMHLNLILMLLIGYSITSASRKMMEEANTKRMMERYLSPQLVDELYKKNANIEPGGEMRKVTILFSDIRSFTTISERLDANSVVSILNAYLSVMTEIIFRFQGTIDKFIGDAIMTVFGAPIQKGDDAIRAVKTAIIMQEAMKSFNVSHSELNEPIEIGIGIHTGEVVAGNIGSEKRIDYTVIGDNVNLSSRIESLTKIYKCPILISSATYAELQKEISQNLILAREVDTVIVKGKANSIKIYEVMCFFNEEEKSLKLQRKYDFENALEFYKQRDFDKAIFEFDRIKKDPLSEFYRDRCQEFLRNPPDKNWDGSFANVSS, encoded by the coding sequence ATGAAAAACTCACTCATTGACAATATTTTGCGGGAACGCGCCTTTAAAAATGAAAGAGCTGTAGCGATTGTCAGGTTAGGGATTTTTTCGTTCTATTTGGTCATTGATACTTTTGCGTACTTTGGTTATATCGAGTATACTGAAATAAGGCCTGCATTACGCACTATCCTATTGGATTGTTTTGTATTTTTGGTTTCTGGAACCATTGTTATCTTACTAATGAATAAAATCTATCATGATTCCATTAAGTTTTTTGCCATTACATTTGATTACTCTATCATTGCAGTCATGTTGGTTTTTGAACCGACTGTTCCAAAAGGTGGCCAATTGATTTATTGGGTGGTATACGTTGCTTCGATATTTCCTTTTTTGTTAAATCTATTGCGTTACTCTAAATCAGGTGCCATATATTCATCCATTCTTTCTATTTCTTTGTTTCTTGGAGTGACTACATATTATAATAATGGGGATGCTGAAAACCTAATTCCCATGCATTTGAATCTAATATTGATGTTACTGATTGGATATTCCATTACCTCTGCTAGCCGAAAGATGATGGAGGAAGCGAACACAAAAAGAATGATGGAAAGATACCTTTCTCCTCAACTAGTGGATGAGTTGTATAAAAAAAATGCAAACATTGAACCTGGTGGAGAGATGAGAAAGGTAACCATCCTATTCTCTGATATTCGTTCCTTTACAACGATTTCGGAGCGTTTAGATGCAAATTCGGTGGTTTCTATTTTGAATGCCTATTTATCTGTGATGACTGAGATTATCTTTCGTTTCCAAGGAACCATTGATAAATTTATCGGAGATGCCATAATGACCGTTTTTGGAGCGCCCATCCAGAAAGGCGATGATGCAATCCGGGCCGTAAAAACTGCAATCATCATGCAAGAGGCTATGAAATCTTTTAATGTAAGTCATTCTGAGTTAAATGAACCCATTGAAATCGGTATTGGAATTCACACGGGGGAGGTGGTCGCAGGAAATATAGGATCTGAAAAACGTATCGACTATACAGTGATTGGTGACAATGTCAATCTCTCTTCACGAATCGAAAGCCTAACAAAAATCTATAAATGTCCTATTTTAATTTCTAGTGCAACTTACGCTGAATTGCAGAAAGAAATTTCACAAAATCTAATTTTGGCAAGAGAAGTTGATACTGTTATTGTTAAAGGAAAAGCCAATAGTATAAAAATTTATGAAGTGATGTGTTTCTTTAATGAAGAAGAAAAGAGTTTGAAACTTCAGCGGAAATATGATTTTGAAAACGCACTTGAGTTTTACAAACAAAGAGATTTTGATAAAGCTATTTTTGAATTTGATCGCATCAAAAAGGATCCACTCAGTGAATTCTATCGAGATAGGTGCCAAGAATTTCTGAGGAACCCTCCCGATAAAAACTGGGATGGTAGTTTTGCGAATGTGAGTTCTTAA
- a CDS encoding VOC family protein translates to MRPFKVLGIQQVAIGGESKEKLSKFWVEVMGLTKVSDYRSEKENVDEDILSMGNGPFKVEIDLMQPIDPNKSPKVHDPKLNHIGLWIDKLEDCVEYLTKQGVRFTPGGIRKGAAGYNVCFIHPKGNEEFPLCSEGVLVELVQAPDDVIKALS, encoded by the coding sequence ATTCGTCCTTTCAAAGTTTTAGGTATCCAACAAGTTGCCATCGGTGGTGAGTCGAAAGAAAAGTTATCCAAGTTTTGGGTAGAGGTTATGGGTCTCACAAAAGTTTCTGATTATCGAAGTGAAAAAGAAAACGTGGATGAGGACATCTTGTCCATGGGGAACGGACCTTTCAAAGTAGAAATTGATTTAATGCAACCGATCGATCCAAACAAAAGCCCCAAAGTTCATGATCCAAAACTCAATCATATCGGACTTTGGATTGATAAATTAGAAGATTGTGTTGAATATCTCACCAAACAAGGAGTTCGTTTTACTCCAGGTGGCATTCGGAAAGGTGCAGCAGGATATAACGTCTGTTTTATTCATCCGAAAGGCAATGAGGAATTTCCACTTTGTAGCGAAGGAGTTCTTGTGGAACTTGTCCAAGCTCCAGATGATGTCATTAAAGCTCTAAGTTAA
- a CDS encoding lysylphosphatidylglycerol synthase transmembrane domain-containing protein, with the protein MRKLIFGIFVSGIAIYFLSKNFDLTEFERLEGKINWWIFPLLFLSNLWAFVPFSIRWYYLLEKKISFAQSFTTSIIGVGLNMVLPARGGDLVRLIMNKRDTELPLTHLFSRIFLEKVMDLGSVVIIGATALFYMGLGQSKNLSLLLISTLVILGMIVGLVLVRYFLEPLRSMAKKTFSIIGKHGLYEERLDHHLIEFSSFLKGDKLLKPVLYSIPTWILGYAISYYLAGLLIGMPIQFPEALLFMFLGGMGVAIPSAPSGIGVFHAAIISGFIIVGRDPGEGLVYATVVHLTQFIITTSLALVAYLFWRLTHEKKTKL; encoded by the coding sequence ATGAGAAAATTAATATTCGGCATTTTCGTTTCAGGTATTGCGATTTATTTCCTATCGAAAAACTTTGATCTTACAGAATTTGAACGTTTAGAAGGAAAAATCAATTGGTGGATTTTCCCCCTGCTTTTCCTTTCCAACCTTTGGGCATTTGTGCCTTTTTCTATTCGTTGGTATTATCTATTAGAGAAAAAAATTAGTTTCGCCCAATCCTTTACAACTTCGATCATAGGAGTGGGTCTGAATATGGTACTTCCAGCAAGGGGGGGTGACTTAGTTCGTCTCATTATGAACAAAAGAGACACAGAACTCCCACTCACCCACCTTTTCAGTCGAATATTTTTGGAAAAGGTAATGGATTTGGGTTCTGTAGTCATCATTGGTGCTACTGCACTTTTTTATATGGGCCTTGGACAATCCAAAAACTTAAGCCTCCTGCTTATCTCTACACTTGTGATTTTGGGTATGATCGTTGGACTTGTCTTAGTCCGTTATTTTTTAGAGCCTCTTCGTTCGATGGCAAAAAAAACATTCAGCATTATCGGTAAACATGGATTATACGAAGAAAGGTTAGACCACCATTTAATTGAATTTTCTTCTTTTCTAAAAGGTGACAAATTACTAAAACCTGTCCTATATTCGATCCCTACCTGGATTTTGGGTTATGCGATCTCTTATTACCTTGCAGGACTATTGATTGGGATGCCAATTCAGTTTCCAGAAGCACTTTTATTTATGTTTTTAGGAGGGATGGGAGTTGCAATCCCTTCTGCTCCTTCAGGTATCGGAGTTTTTCATGCAGCGATTATATCAGGATTCATCATCGTAGGAAGAGACCCAGGCGAAGGGTTAGTTTATGCCACAGTGGTTCACCTAACACAATTTATTATCACAACCAGTTTAGCCCTCGTTGCTTATTTATTTTGGCGATTGACTCACGAAAAAAAAACAAAACTATAA
- a CDS encoding histidine triad nucleotide-binding protein yields MENCLFCKIASGEIQSKKEYESENILVFHDITPQAPFHVLIIPKVHISSMNQIGDLDPKILTEIFQIIPKIAEKYEIAEKGYRLVNNCGSFGGQTVNHIHFHLLGGRHLNWPPG; encoded by the coding sequence ATGGAAAATTGTCTTTTCTGTAAAATAGCGAGTGGAGAAATCCAAAGTAAAAAAGAGTATGAATCAGAAAACATATTAGTTTTTCATGATATTACTCCCCAAGCACCCTTCCATGTCCTGATCATTCCGAAAGTCCATATTTCCAGTATGAATCAAATTGGAGATTTGGATCCAAAGATACTCACAGAGATATTCCAAATCATTCCAAAAATTGCAGAAAAGTATGAAATAGCAGAAAAAGGATACCGATTAGTAAACAATTGTGGAAGTTTTGGCGGACAAACAGTAAACCACATCCACTTTCACCTGCTAGGTGGTCGTCATCTAAATTGGCCACCGGGTTAA